TATTTCGGTTCCGCGAGGGTATGGCGCGAGTCCATGCGCTACCACCTTTCGGCCAATCTCGATACCATTTACCGCATGTTGTGCGAACAGATAGTGCGCGGGTTCTGCTTTGGCTGTGCGGGGGAGAATAATCCCTGTACGTCCTGCGAGTCGGATGGCGAAAAAGCCGCCGGAGCCTTTATGGATCGCCTGCCGGAGATTCGCCGCCTGCTGGCCAGTGACGCCAAGGCCGCCTATGAGGGCGACCCTGCCGCCACAAGCCCCGGCGAGACCATTTTTTGCTATCCGTCCATGCAGGCCATGCTGCACCACCGCATCGCCCACGAGTTGTATAACCTCAAGGTTCCGGTGATTCCGCGCATCATTTCAGAAATGTCGCACTCGGCAACGGGCATTGATCTGCACCCCGGCGCGAGCATTGGCGAGGAATTCTTCATCGACCACGGCACGGGCGTGGTCATTGGCGAAACCTGCATTATCGGGCGCAACTGCCGTCTGTATCAGGGCGTTACCCTGGGGGCTTTGTCCTTTCCCAAAAATGCGGACGGCACCCTGACCAAGGGCATACCGAGGCACCCCATACTCTGCGATAACGTCACAGTGTATGCCGGGGCCACCATTCTTGGACGCGTGACCATAGGCAAGGGCGCTGTCATTGGCGGCAATGTGTGGATCACCCAGGATGTGCCCGAAGGCGCGCGCATTCTGCAGGAACGGCCGCGTGCCTGATACGGATTTGCGGCGGCCTGCCCGCCGGTTTTTGCTGCGCCTTTTGCCGGTGCCCCTGCTGCTGGCCCTGCTGGCATCCCTGCTGCTTTGCGGCTGCGGACAGGGCGTGCGCGTGCAGCCCAAGGGGCAGGTGCAGACGAGCATAGGCGTGGGCCGTTAGGGAAATACTGATTTATTCGCGTTTGGCGTTGTTGCTTCGCCTTTTTTGAGCGGGGGCAGGACGGAAGAGTCCAGCCCCCACTCAAAAAGGCTCGCGCCTGGCCAAACACGAAAACTCAGCATTTCCAGGTATTGCTTGCAAGATTATAAGAGCCATTTAATCAGTTTTTTCCAAAATACTTCCACAACTCCCCGGCAGCTTAGGGCAGCCGGGGAGTCTTCGTTTTTTCAGGCAAGGCGCGATCTTTTTTCAAGCAGGAGCGGACTCTTCCGTCCTCGACTGTTTCAAAAAAGGTGAAGCAAGTCCGCCAAACGGAATGACTGCGCGTTTCCAAAAGTCTGTGGACATGACGGGCCGTCTGTGGCATGCTGCCGCCTTCATTACGCAGGCGGAAACATGCCTGCACATTCGTTTCATATCCATACAGTTTGTTGTATTCCTTTGCTCCTGCCCCGTCTCTTGTGCTTGCTGCCTGAATCGCAAAGGCAGCGCCACGCCATTGAAGACGGCGCATCCTGCGGGCGGCATTTGGTTTTTTGGGTTTTTTTCTGGGGCGGGCAGTAAAGCGTTTACGTGGTGAATGCTCTCATGTCCGAGCCCCGTCTGGCGTCGCACAGCAAGGAGGAAACGCCATGAGTGTGCTGGAAAAACTGTTCAATCCCGCCGCGCGAGGCAGTACGGTCAAAAGGGAAATGCTGGCCGGTCTCACCAGCTTCATGGCCATGTGCTACCTCATATTTGTGGTGCCCGGCATGCTGGCCGACGCGGGCATGCCCAAGGACTCCGCCGTGGCGTCCACCATCTGGGTGACCATTCTCGCGACCCTTGTCATGGGCGTTTGGGCCAAGTTTCCCGTGGGCGTCGCTCCGGGGCTGGGCATCACGGC
This DNA window, taken from Desulfovibrio sp., encodes the following:
- the epsC gene encoding serine O-acetyltransferase EpsC gives rise to the protein MSEMRDLKATTMPLLDSVVERLCHPSSLDAVWHRPAQGAAMPSLKDLTEIMERLRAAIFPGYFGSARVWRESMRYHLSANLDTIYRMLCEQIVRGFCFGCAGENNPCTSCESDGEKAAGAFMDRLPEIRRLLASDAKAAYEGDPAATSPGETIFCYPSMQAMLHHRIAHELYNLKVPVIPRIISEMSHSATGIDLHPGASIGEEFFIDHGTGVVIGETCIIGRNCRLYQGVTLGALSFPKNADGTLTKGIPRHPILCDNVTVYAGATILGRVTIGKGAVIGGNVWITQDVPEGARILQERPRA